In the Mycolicibacterium thermoresistibile genome, one interval contains:
- a CDS encoding MaoC family dehydratase: MSEKKVVVQRGLWFEEFETGVLYLHRPGRTITEADNVFFTTLTMNTQALHLDAAFSDALPPFNARLVNSMFTLSTLVGLSVTQLTQGTIVGNLGFSDIAFPKPLFHGDTLYAETEVVDKRPSKSRPGEGIVTFAHTGRNQHGDVVATATRKTMVRMRPADDPAQ; encoded by the coding sequence GTGAGTGAGAAGAAGGTCGTCGTCCAGCGCGGCCTGTGGTTCGAGGAGTTCGAAACCGGGGTGCTCTATCTGCACCGCCCCGGCCGCACCATCACCGAGGCCGACAACGTCTTCTTCACCACGCTGACCATGAACACCCAGGCGCTGCACCTGGACGCCGCGTTCTCCGACGCGTTGCCGCCGTTCAACGCCCGCCTGGTCAACTCGATGTTCACGCTGTCCACCCTGGTCGGATTGTCGGTGACCCAACTGACGCAGGGCACCATCGTCGGCAATCTCGGTTTCTCCGACATCGCTTTCCCCAAGCCGCTCTTCCACGGTGACACCCTGTACGCGGAGACCGAGGTGGTCGACAAGAGGCCGTCGAAGAGCCGCCCCGGCGAGGGCATCGTCACGTTCGCGCACACCGGTCGCAATCAGCACGGCGACGTCGTGGCGACCGCGACCCGCAAGACGATGGTCCGGATGCGGCCGGCCGACGACCCGGCCCAGTAG
- a CDS encoding acetyl/propionyl/methylcrotonyl-CoA carboxylase subunit alpha, translated as MTPAPTTGTTPGTGTFDTVLVANRGEIAVRVMSTLRRMGIRSVAVFSDADAQARHVAEADAAVHIGPAAARHSYLDIEAVVRAARRTGAQAVHPGYGFLSENPEFAAALADAGIVFIGPPAAAIRTMGDKIAARAAVSAFGVPVVPGISRPGLTDADLIDGAAQVGFPVLVKPSAGGGGKGMRVVHDPADLPAALAAARREAAAAFGDDTLFLERFVLNPRHIEVQVLADQHGNVIHLGERECSLQRRHQKVIEEAPSPLLDAATRERIGSAACDTARSVDYTGAGTVEFIVSADRPDEFFFMEMNTRLQVEHPVTEMVTGVDLVEQQIRIAAGEKLAIAQDDVTLSGHAVEARIYAEDPAAGFLPTGGTVLHVAEPDHPGVRVDSGLFDGTVVGSDYDPMLAKVIAHGPDRATALRTLDRALADTAILGLTTNIEFLRFLLADDDVAAGRLDTGLLDRCAPDFTPAGATDAELIAAGAYHWLQRWADAADDLWSQPSGWRVGAQAATSYRLEAGDRTDHVRLTGHPYDATVAIEDGDPRPLTAALTGSRLTVTVDGLRTDYTVAAADGRLWLAAAGRAVAVSEVREAPVRPDDEHRGDAELVSPMPGSVVALGVSDGDAVDAGTLVVTVEAMKMEHPLTAPVAGVVELLVAVGDQVKVGQPLARITTEQED; from the coding sequence ATGACACCTGCCCCCACAACCGGGACGACACCGGGAACCGGGACCTTCGACACCGTGCTCGTGGCCAACCGCGGCGAGATCGCCGTGCGGGTGATGAGCACCCTGCGCCGGATGGGCATCCGCTCGGTTGCGGTGTTCAGTGACGCCGACGCGCAGGCCCGGCACGTCGCCGAGGCCGACGCCGCCGTGCACATCGGCCCCGCGGCCGCGCGGCACAGCTATCTCGACATCGAAGCGGTGGTGCGGGCGGCCCGCCGCACCGGGGCGCAGGCCGTGCACCCCGGGTACGGATTCCTCTCGGAGAACCCCGAGTTCGCCGCCGCACTGGCCGATGCCGGCATCGTGTTCATCGGCCCACCGGCCGCGGCGATCAGGACCATGGGCGACAAGATCGCCGCCAGGGCCGCGGTGTCGGCGTTCGGCGTTCCCGTGGTGCCCGGCATCTCCCGGCCCGGGCTCACCGACGCCGACCTCATCGACGGCGCAGCGCAGGTGGGCTTCCCGGTGCTGGTGAAACCGTCGGCCGGGGGCGGCGGCAAGGGGATGCGGGTGGTGCACGACCCGGCCGACCTCCCCGCCGCGCTGGCCGCGGCCCGCCGGGAGGCGGCCGCGGCATTCGGTGACGACACCCTGTTCCTGGAGCGCTTCGTGCTCAACCCGCGCCACATCGAGGTGCAGGTCCTGGCCGATCAGCACGGAAACGTCATCCACCTCGGCGAGCGGGAGTGCAGCCTGCAGCGCCGTCATCAGAAGGTCATCGAGGAGGCGCCGTCACCGCTGCTCGACGCCGCCACCCGGGAGCGGATCGGATCGGCCGCCTGCGACACCGCCCGCAGCGTGGATTACACCGGCGCCGGAACCGTCGAGTTCATCGTCTCCGCGGACCGTCCGGACGAGTTCTTCTTCATGGAGATGAACACCCGGCTCCAGGTCGAACACCCCGTCACCGAGATGGTCACGGGTGTCGACCTGGTGGAACAGCAGATCCGGATCGCCGCGGGGGAGAAGCTGGCGATCGCCCAGGACGACGTCACGCTGTCCGGACACGCCGTCGAGGCGCGCATCTACGCCGAGGATCCCGCCGCCGGTTTCCTGCCGACCGGCGGCACCGTGCTGCACGTCGCCGAACCCGACCATCCCGGCGTCCGGGTCGACTCCGGGCTGTTCGACGGCACCGTGGTCGGCAGCGACTACGACCCGATGCTGGCCAAGGTCATCGCCCACGGCCCCGACCGCGCCACCGCGCTGCGTACCCTCGACCGTGCGCTGGCCGACACCGCGATTCTCGGGCTGACCACCAACATCGAGTTCCTGCGCTTCCTGCTCGCCGACGACGACGTGGCCGCCGGCCGGCTCGACACCGGCCTGCTGGACCGGTGCGCACCCGACTTCACCCCCGCGGGGGCCACCGACGCCGAACTGATCGCCGCCGGCGCCTACCACTGGTTGCAGCGCTGGGCCGACGCGGCCGACGATCTGTGGTCGCAGCCGTCCGGCTGGCGGGTCGGCGCCCAGGCCGCCACCAGCTACCGGCTCGAGGCCGGTGACCGCACCGATCATGTCCGGCTGACCGGCCACCCGTACGACGCCACCGTGGCGATCGAGGACGGTGATCCCCGACCCCTGACGGCGGCGCTGACCGGGTCCCGGCTGACGGTCACCGTCGACGGATTGCGCACCGACTACACCGTCGCCGCCGCCGACGGGCGACTCTGGCTGGCCGCCGCCGGCCGCGCCGTGGCCGTGTCGGAGGTGCGCGAGGCTCCGGTGCGGCCCGACGACGAACACCGCGGCGACGCCGAGCTGGTCAGCCCGATGCCGGGATCGGTTGTCGCGCTGGGTGTCTCCGACGGCGACGCGGTCGATGCCGGAACCCTGGTGGTCACCGTCGAGGCCATGAAGATGGAACATCCGCTCACCGCGCCGGTCGCCGGTGTGGTCGAACTACTCGTCGCCGTGGGCGACCAGGTGAAGGTGGGCCAGCCGCTGGCCAGGATCACCACCGAGCAGGAGGACTGA
- a CDS encoding alpha-ketoacid dehydrogenase subunit beta: MTQLIERPLVTARPPVPELTLAQAVNRALHDAMAADQRVLVFGQDVARLGGVFRVTDGLSAAFGEERCFDTPLAESAIIGIAIGLAIRGFVPVPEIQFDGFSYPAFDQIVSHLAKYRMRTRGDVEMRVTVRIPSFGGIGAVEHHSESTETYWLHTAGLKVVAPGTPADAYWLLRHAITCPDPVIYLEPKRRYWARGPVDTTTPAGPLGRAAVARSGTDVTVITYGSLVTTALSAAELAADTHGWSLEVVDLRSLNPLDFDTIAESVRRTGRAVVLHEGPRTLGFGAELAARITEELFYDLEAPVLRATGFDTPYPPARLEKLWLPGPDRLLDCVERSLGYP, translated from the coding sequence GTGACTCAACTCATCGAACGACCGCTGGTGACGGCCCGGCCGCCGGTGCCGGAGCTGACATTGGCCCAGGCGGTGAACCGCGCCCTGCACGATGCGATGGCCGCCGATCAGCGGGTGTTGGTGTTCGGCCAGGACGTCGCGCGGCTGGGCGGGGTCTTCCGGGTCACCGACGGTCTGTCCGCCGCCTTCGGGGAAGAACGGTGTTTCGACACCCCGCTGGCGGAGTCGGCGATCATCGGCATCGCCATCGGACTGGCGATCCGGGGTTTCGTGCCGGTGCCCGAGATCCAGTTCGACGGGTTCTCCTATCCGGCGTTCGACCAGATCGTCAGCCACCTGGCCAAGTACCGGATGCGCACCCGCGGGGACGTCGAGATGCGGGTGACGGTGCGGATACCGTCGTTCGGCGGAATCGGTGCGGTGGAACACCATTCGGAGTCCACCGAGACGTACTGGCTGCACACCGCCGGGCTCAAGGTGGTCGCACCGGGAACCCCCGCGGACGCCTACTGGCTGCTGCGGCACGCGATCACCTGCCCTGACCCGGTCATCTACCTCGAACCCAAACGTCGGTACTGGGCGCGCGGACCGGTCGACACCACGACACCGGCCGGGCCGCTGGGCCGCGCCGCGGTGGCCCGCAGCGGCACGGACGTCACGGTGATCACGTACGGGTCGCTGGTCACCACCGCGCTGTCGGCCGCCGAGCTGGCGGCCGACACCCACGGGTGGAGCCTGGAGGTGGTCGACCTGCGGTCGCTGAACCCGCTGGACTTCGACACCATCGCGGAATCGGTGCGCCGGACCGGACGGGCCGTCGTGCTGCACGAGGGACCGAGAACCCTCGGGTTCGGTGCCGAACTGGCCGCCCGGATCACCGAGGAGCTGTTCTACGACCTGGAGGCCCCGGTACTGCGCGCCACCGGGTTCGACACCCCGTACCCGCCGGCCCGGCTGGAGAAGCTGTGGCTGCCCGGCCCGGACCGGCTGCTGGACTGCGTGGAACGGTCGTTGGGCTATCCATGA
- a CDS encoding HpcH/HpaI aldolase/citrate lyase family protein — MDLSAVGPAWLFCPADRPERFEKAAAAADVVILDLEDGVAAKDRPAAREALLSTPLDPARTVVRVNPAGTADHRLDLDALTRTPYRTVMLAKTDAAEQVRALAPLQVVVLIETPLGALNVVESARADNAVAVMWGAEDLFAVTGGTDNRNPDGSYRDVARHVRSQSLLAAKAHGRLALDSVYLDIKDLDGLRAEVDDAVAVGFDAKVAIHPTQVAVIREGYTPTPDQVRWARHVLAAARDERGVFQFEGIMVDAPVLRRAERIVQLAPDPGR; from the coding sequence ATGGATTTGTCCGCCGTCGGCCCGGCATGGTTGTTCTGTCCTGCCGACCGTCCGGAGCGGTTCGAAAAAGCCGCTGCGGCAGCCGATGTGGTGATCCTCGACCTCGAGGACGGGGTGGCGGCCAAGGATCGGCCGGCCGCGCGTGAGGCGTTGCTGAGCACACCGCTGGACCCGGCGCGCACGGTGGTGCGGGTCAATCCGGCCGGGACCGCCGACCATCGGCTCGACCTCGACGCGCTGACCCGCACGCCGTACCGGACCGTGATGCTGGCCAAGACCGACGCCGCCGAGCAGGTGCGCGCGCTGGCGCCACTGCAGGTGGTGGTGCTCATCGAGACCCCGCTGGGGGCGTTGAACGTCGTCGAGTCGGCGCGCGCCGACAACGCGGTGGCGGTGATGTGGGGCGCCGAAGACCTGTTCGCGGTCACCGGCGGCACCGACAACCGCAACCCGGACGGCAGTTATCGCGATGTGGCCCGGCACGTGCGGTCGCAGTCGTTGCTGGCCGCCAAGGCCCACGGGCGGCTGGCGCTGGACTCGGTGTATCTGGACATCAAGGACCTCGACGGTTTGCGGGCCGAGGTCGACGACGCCGTCGCGGTCGGGTTCGACGCCAAGGTGGCCATCCATCCGACCCAGGTCGCGGTCATCCGGGAGGGGTACACCCCGACCCCCGACCAGGTACGGTGGGCGCGACACGTGCTGGCCGCCGCCCGCGATGAGCGGGGTGTCTTCCAGTTCGAGGGCATAATGGTAGATGCCCCGGTGCTCCGGCGAGCAGAGCGCATCGTCCAGCTCGCGCCCGACCCCGGCCGCTAG
- a CDS encoding enoyl-CoA hydratase, with protein MSDPVLMQVDDRVAVITVNDPDRRNAVTFEMSAALRRAVEQAQADPEVHAVIVTGAGKAFCAGADLSALGEATAEGLRTIYDGFLAVADCTLPTIAAVNGPAVGAGLNLALAADVRIAGPRALFDARFQKLGIHPGGGATWMLQRAVGPQAARAALLFGMSFDADAAVRHGLALSVADDPVAAARDLAAGPAQAPREVVLATKASMRATANPGVVDTDQHRIAVDTEIGPQAASIESPEFARRLATARRR; from the coding sequence GTGTCTGATCCGGTGCTGATGCAGGTGGATGATCGGGTCGCGGTCATCACCGTCAACGATCCCGACCGGCGCAATGCCGTCACCTTTGAGATGTCCGCGGCGCTGCGCCGCGCGGTCGAACAGGCCCAGGCCGATCCCGAGGTGCACGCGGTGATCGTCACCGGCGCCGGCAAGGCGTTCTGCGCCGGTGCGGACCTGAGCGCCCTGGGCGAGGCCACCGCCGAGGGGCTGCGCACGATCTACGACGGCTTCCTGGCCGTCGCCGACTGCACCCTGCCGACCATCGCCGCGGTCAACGGCCCGGCCGTCGGCGCCGGACTGAACCTCGCGCTGGCCGCCGACGTGCGCATCGCCGGCCCCCGCGCCCTGTTCGACGCCCGCTTCCAGAAACTCGGCATCCACCCCGGCGGCGGGGCGACCTGGATGCTGCAGCGGGCCGTCGGCCCGCAGGCCGCCCGCGCGGCGCTGCTGTTCGGGATGAGCTTCGACGCCGACGCCGCGGTGCGCCACGGCCTGGCGTTGAGCGTCGCCGACGATCCCGTCGCCGCCGCCCGCGACCTGGCCGCCGGCCCGGCGCAGGCCCCCCGTGAGGTCGTCCTCGCCACCAAGGCCTCCATGCGGGCCACCGCCAACCCCGGCGTCGTCGACACCGACCAGCACCGCATCGCCGTCGACACCGAGATCGGCCCCCAGGCGGCCTCCATCGAATCACCCGAATTCGCCCGCCGCCTCGCCACCGCACGCCGCCGATGA
- a CDS encoding carboxyl transferase domain-containing protein yields MPPRSSPRASYRDDHLQLVSELRSKLAAAARGGPERARERHVSRGKLLPRDRVDGLLDPGSPFLEVAPLAANGMYDDECPGAGMITGIGRVSGRECMIVANDATVKGGTYYPVTVKKHLRAQEIAAQNHLPCIYLVDSGGAFLPRQDEVFPDRDHFGRIFYNQATLSAQGIPQIAAVMGSCTAGGAYVPAMSDEAVIVRNQGTIFLGGPPLVRAATGEVVTAEELGGGDLHAKTSGVTDHLAHDDRDALRIVRRIVATLGPRHPSPWEIAPTVDPVADQTELYDVVPVDPRIPYDVHEVVDRIVDGGDFAEFKAEYGATLVTGFARIHGHPVGIIANNGVLFSESALKGAHFIELCDKRKIPLLFLQNISGFMVGREYEAGGIAKHGAKMVTAVACARVPKLTVVIGGSYGAGNYSMCGRAYSPRFLWMWPNARISVMGGEQAASVLATVRGDMTPEEEEAFKVPIRQQYEDQGNPYYSTARLWDDGVIDPADTRTVVGLALSIVGQAPLEPVSYGVFRM; encoded by the coding sequence GTGCCACCACGGTCTTCACCTCGCGCTTCATATCGCGACGACCATCTGCAACTGGTCAGCGAGTTGCGCAGCAAGCTGGCCGCCGCGGCGCGCGGTGGCCCCGAGCGTGCGCGGGAGCGCCACGTCAGCCGCGGCAAACTGCTGCCCCGGGATCGGGTGGACGGTCTGCTCGATCCGGGCAGCCCGTTCCTGGAAGTGGCCCCACTGGCCGCCAACGGGATGTACGACGACGAGTGTCCCGGCGCCGGGATGATCACCGGCATCGGCCGGGTGTCGGGCCGCGAATGCATGATCGTCGCCAATGACGCCACGGTGAAGGGCGGCACCTACTACCCGGTCACGGTCAAGAAGCACCTACGGGCGCAGGAGATCGCCGCCCAGAACCACCTGCCCTGCATCTACCTGGTCGACTCCGGCGGAGCGTTCCTGCCCCGCCAGGACGAGGTGTTCCCCGACCGCGACCATTTCGGGCGGATCTTCTACAACCAGGCCACGCTGAGCGCGCAGGGCATCCCGCAGATCGCCGCGGTGATGGGCTCCTGCACCGCCGGCGGCGCCTATGTGCCGGCGATGAGCGACGAAGCGGTGATCGTGCGCAATCAGGGCACCATCTTCCTGGGCGGACCGCCGCTGGTGAGGGCGGCCACCGGCGAAGTGGTCACCGCCGAGGAGCTCGGCGGCGGCGATCTGCACGCCAAGACCTCCGGGGTGACCGACCACCTGGCCCACGACGACCGCGACGCGCTGCGCATCGTCCGGCGCATCGTGGCGACGCTGGGACCGCGTCACCCGTCACCGTGGGAGATCGCGCCGACCGTCGACCCGGTGGCCGACCAGACCGAGCTCTACGACGTCGTCCCGGTCGACCCGCGGATCCCGTACGACGTCCACGAAGTGGTCGACCGCATCGTCGACGGCGGCGACTTCGCCGAGTTCAAGGCCGAATACGGCGCGACACTGGTCACCGGGTTCGCCCGCATCCACGGCCACCCGGTCGGCATCATCGCCAACAACGGTGTGCTGTTCAGCGAATCCGCTCTCAAGGGTGCGCATTTCATCGAACTGTGCGACAAGCGCAAGATCCCGTTGCTGTTCCTGCAGAACATCTCCGGGTTCATGGTCGGCCGGGAGTACGAAGCCGGCGGCATCGCCAAACACGGCGCCAAGATGGTCACCGCCGTCGCCTGCGCCCGGGTGCCGAAACTGACCGTCGTGATCGGTGGCTCCTACGGGGCCGGGAACTACTCGATGTGCGGACGGGCGTATTCGCCGCGGTTCCTCTGGATGTGGCCCAACGCGCGGATCTCGGTGATGGGCGGCGAACAGGCCGCCTCGGTGCTGGCCACCGTGCGCGGCGACATGACCCCCGAGGAGGAAGAGGCCTTCAAGGTGCCCATCCGTCAGCAATACGAGGATCAGGGCAACCCGTACTACTCCACCGCACGGCTGTGGGACGACGGGGTGATCGACCCGGCCGACACCAGAACCGTTGTCGGGCTCGCCCTCTCGATCGTCGGCCAGGCCCCGCTGGAGCCGGTCTCCTACGGCGTGTTCAGGATGTGA
- the pdhA gene encoding pyruvate dehydrogenase (acetyl-transferring) E1 component subunit alpha codes for MGHPGVLDCEASVQLVAPDGTATDEHRYSRDLPPGVLRRLYELMVVTRDLDAEFVNLQRQGELALYPSCRGQEAAQVGAAACLRDIDWLFPQYRELGAFLTRGITPQQLAEVWRGSWHGGSGFTAKRCAPIAIPIATHTLHAVGAAMAAQRLGEDSVTVAFLGDGATSEGDAHEALNLAAVYRAPCVFFVQNNGWAISVPVSRQHAAPTLAHRGVGYGMPGIRVDGNDVLACYAVMAEAVERARTGGGPTLIEAVTYRMGPHTTSDDPTRYRSEAELQHWAALDPLSRYRDYLTAVGVWTDHLEEHVAAESSRLRTELRDAVVGAPDIDIAEVFDTVFSDITPDLARQRDELLAELGCRRRDGRG; via the coding sequence ATGGGACACCCCGGCGTCCTCGATTGTGAAGCGTCGGTGCAGCTCGTCGCGCCGGACGGAACGGCGACCGACGAGCACCGATACTCCCGTGACCTGCCGCCCGGCGTCCTGCGCCGCCTGTATGAGCTCATGGTCGTCACCCGTGATCTCGACGCCGAATTCGTCAACCTGCAACGCCAGGGCGAACTGGCGCTGTATCCGTCATGCCGTGGGCAGGAGGCCGCCCAGGTCGGCGCCGCGGCGTGCCTGCGCGACATCGACTGGCTGTTCCCGCAGTACCGCGAGCTCGGCGCGTTCCTGACCCGCGGCATCACCCCGCAGCAGCTCGCCGAGGTGTGGCGGGGCAGCTGGCACGGCGGTTCGGGATTCACCGCCAAGCGGTGCGCACCGATCGCGATCCCGATCGCCACCCACACCCTGCACGCCGTCGGCGCGGCGATGGCCGCCCAGCGGCTCGGGGAGGATTCGGTGACGGTGGCGTTCCTCGGCGACGGCGCGACCAGCGAGGGCGATGCCCACGAAGCGCTGAACCTCGCGGCGGTGTACCGGGCGCCGTGCGTGTTCTTCGTGCAGAACAACGGCTGGGCCATCTCGGTTCCGGTCAGCCGGCAGCACGCCGCGCCCACCCTGGCCCACCGCGGTGTCGGATACGGCATGCCGGGCATCCGAGTCGACGGCAACGACGTGCTGGCCTGCTACGCGGTCATGGCCGAGGCCGTCGAACGCGCCCGAACCGGCGGCGGGCCCACCCTCATCGAGGCGGTCACCTACCGCATGGGTCCGCACACCACCTCCGACGACCCGACCCGGTACCGGTCCGAGGCGGAGCTGCAGCACTGGGCGGCGCTGGATCCGCTGTCGCGCTACCGCGACTATCTGACCGCGGTCGGCGTGTGGACCGATCACCTCGAGGAGCACGTCGCCGCCGAATCGTCGCGGTTGCGCACCGAACTGCGTGACGCGGTGGTCGGCGCACCGGATATCGACATCGCCGAGGTGTTCGACACGGTCTTCTCCGACATCACCCCGGATCTCGCCCGGCAACGCGATGAGCTGCTGGCCGAACTGGGCTGTCGGCGGCGGGACGGGAGGGGATGA
- a CDS encoding acyl-CoA dehydrogenase family protein, which yields MPDYLTTGNLPDHYAELAGTVRDFAQSVVAPVAAKHDQERSFPYEVVAAMGEMGLFGLPFPEEYGGMGGDYFALCLALEELGKVDQSVAITLEAGVSLGAMPIYRFGTEEQKQRWLPELAAGKALGAFGLTEPGGGSDAGATRTTARLDDGHWVINGSKQFITNSGTDITKLVTVTAVTGEVAGKKEISAIIVPVPTDGFTVEPAYHKVGWNASDTHPLSFDDVRVPEENLLGERGRGYANFLRILDEGRIAIAALSVGAAQGCVDESVKYAKEREAFGRPIGANQAIAFKIARMEARAHTARTAYYDAAALMLAGKPFKKQAAIAKMVASEAAMDNARDATQIFGGYGFINEFPVARHYRDSKILEIGEGTTEVQLMLIGRELGL from the coding sequence ATGCCCGATTATCTGACCACCGGCAACCTGCCCGACCACTACGCCGAGCTGGCCGGGACCGTCCGCGATTTCGCCCAGAGCGTGGTCGCCCCGGTCGCCGCCAAACACGATCAGGAACGTTCGTTCCCATACGAGGTGGTCGCCGCGATGGGCGAGATGGGCCTGTTCGGCCTGCCGTTCCCGGAGGAGTACGGCGGCATGGGCGGCGACTATTTCGCGTTGTGCCTGGCCCTGGAAGAACTCGGCAAGGTCGACCAGAGCGTGGCGATCACCCTGGAGGCCGGGGTGTCGCTGGGGGCGATGCCGATCTACCGGTTCGGTACCGAGGAACAGAAGCAGCGGTGGTTGCCGGAGTTGGCCGCCGGCAAGGCGCTCGGCGCGTTCGGGTTGACCGAACCGGGCGGTGGCAGCGATGCGGGCGCCACCCGGACCACCGCCCGCCTCGACGACGGGCACTGGGTGATCAACGGCTCCAAACAGTTCATCACCAACTCCGGTACCGACATCACCAAGTTGGTGACGGTCACCGCGGTCACCGGGGAGGTCGCGGGCAAGAAGGAGATCTCGGCGATCATCGTGCCGGTGCCCACCGACGGGTTCACCGTCGAACCCGCTTACCACAAGGTGGGTTGGAACGCCTCGGACACCCATCCGCTCAGCTTCGACGACGTCCGGGTTCCGGAGGAGAACCTGCTCGGTGAACGCGGCCGCGGCTACGCGAACTTCCTGCGGATCCTCGATGAGGGCCGCATCGCGATCGCGGCGCTGTCGGTCGGGGCGGCGCAGGGCTGCGTCGACGAGAGCGTCAAGTACGCCAAGGAGCGTGAGGCGTTCGGCCGGCCGATCGGCGCCAATCAGGCCATCGCGTTCAAGATCGCCCGGATGGAGGCCCGCGCGCACACCGCCCGCACCGCCTACTACGACGCCGCGGCGCTGATGCTGGCCGGGAAGCCGTTCAAGAAGCAGGCCGCGATCGCCAAGATGGTCGCCAGCGAGGCCGCGATGGACAACGCCCGCGACGCCACCCAGATCTTCGGCGGTTACGGCTTCATCAACGAGTTCCCGGTGGCCCGCCACTACCGGGACAGCAAGATCCTCGAGATCGGGGAGGGGACGACGGAAGTGCAGTTGATGCTGATCGGACGGGAGCTGGGGCTGTGA
- a CDS encoding dihydrolipoamide acetyltransferase family protein, with protein sequence MNGSIREFLLPDLGEGLEDATITDWSVTVGDEVELNQPLCTVETNKAEVEIPSPYAGRIVELGGAAGETLPVGAVLVRIETSSAGADRDPVLVGYGADDAMDTSRRTPHRATGRPRAKPPVRRLAADLGVDLTAVAPGSGPDGVITRQDVLAAAGADGADAPAAPADAADVVEVGAVQAAMARRMTQSRREIPDAHGRVEVDCRALLELCAQLGERTVTPFVLTLRLLGIALQHHPNLNATWRDTDDGPRIHRHRAVHLGIAVSAPRGLLVPVVADAHRMTLPQLGAAVERLVDRARAGTLTPAELTGSTFTVSNFGALGLDDGVPVINYPEAAILGMGMIKPRPVVIDDAVVARPTMTLTCAFDHRVADGAQVAAFLDELRGLIESPSRALLFLR encoded by the coding sequence ATGAACGGCAGCATCCGCGAATTCCTCCTGCCGGACCTCGGTGAAGGCCTCGAGGACGCCACCATCACCGACTGGTCGGTGACGGTCGGCGACGAGGTCGAACTCAACCAGCCGCTGTGCACCGTGGAGACCAACAAGGCCGAGGTGGAGATTCCCAGCCCGTACGCCGGCCGCATCGTCGAACTCGGGGGCGCGGCGGGCGAGACCCTGCCGGTCGGCGCGGTGTTGGTCCGCATCGAGACGTCGTCCGCGGGTGCCGACCGGGACCCGGTGCTGGTCGGTTACGGCGCGGACGACGCGATGGACACCAGCCGGCGCACCCCGCACCGGGCGACCGGGCGGCCCCGGGCCAAACCGCCGGTGCGCAGACTGGCCGCCGACCTCGGAGTGGACCTGACCGCGGTGGCGCCGGGCTCCGGCCCGGACGGCGTCATCACCCGCCAGGACGTGCTGGCCGCCGCCGGTGCCGACGGCGCCGACGCTCCCGCAGCTCCCGCCGATGCCGCCGACGTGGTCGAGGTGGGTGCGGTGCAGGCGGCGATGGCGCGTCGGATGACGCAGTCGCGCAGGGAGATACCGGACGCCCATGGCCGCGTGGAGGTGGACTGCCGTGCGCTGCTGGAGCTCTGCGCACAGCTCGGGGAGCGCACCGTCACACCGTTCGTGCTGACCCTGCGGCTGCTGGGTATTGCGCTGCAACACCATCCGAACCTCAACGCCACCTGGCGGGACACCGACGATGGACCCCGCATCCACCGGCACCGGGCGGTGCATCTGGGGATCGCGGTGTCCGCGCCGCGCGGGTTGCTCGTGCCGGTGGTCGCCGACGCCCACCGGATGACGTTGCCGCAGCTCGGCGCGGCGGTGGAGCGGCTGGTCGACCGGGCCCGGGCCGGCACCCTGACGCCGGCCGAGCTGACCGGGTCGACGTTCACGGTGTCGAACTTCGGCGCCCTCGGACTCGACGACGGGGTGCCGGTGATCAACTACCCGGAGGCAGCGATCCTGGGCATGGGGATGATCAAACCCCGGCCGGTGGTCATCGACGACGCCGTGGTGGCCCGCCCGACCATGACGTTGACCTGTGCGTTCGACCACCGTGTCGCCGACGGCGCACAGGTCGCGGCGTTCCTCGACGAGCTGCGCGGGCTCATCGAATCCCCGTCGCGGGCATTGCTGTTCCTGCGCTGA